Part of the Gracilimonas sp. genome, ACCGGGTCATATTCAACCGCTGCCGATATTGCAGTATGCCCCCCACGGGAATGGCCAAGCAACCCAATAGTATCTGTATTTAAGCTGGAATGTTTGTCCGTGACCTCTCCTTTTTGAAGTGCATCAATCACTGTTCCAATATCATCGAGGTCTTGGGAAAAAGTCTCGCGCTCAAATAAATCCATCTCGGTGAATTCGGTTTTATTTTCCCCAATACCATTTAAAGAAAAATTCATGGCAACTACTCCATATCCGGCTCGTGCCATTTCCTCACACACGTCCGGAAATGGGCCCCAATCTTTAAATCCTTTAAATCCATGCAGAAAAATAATCACCGGAAAACTTAATCCGTTTCTTGAAATAGGTGAATATAAATCATAGCGGATGGGTAACCCTTCAGTCGATTTTACCTGTCCGGATGATATTGAAATGCTGCTAACTTCCATGAAATAATTATTTTATTTACTCTTATTAAAATCCAAGGTGTCCAGTTTAACCAATTTTCGCATCGCATTAATTTCATTTTGCCGCAAAAATCTCCAGCGGCCCATAGGAACATCTTTAAGAGTGAGCCCGGCGTATTCAATCCGCTTGAGCTTGGTGACTACCGTTCCATGAAATTCAACCATCCGACGGATTAACCTATTGCGCCCTTCGAAAACGGACATTTCAAAAGTTGTGGGGTCATCTACAAACTGAGTGATATTGTAACCTTTGGCGATCCCATCCTCCAGCTCCACTCCTTCAAGGAATT contains:
- a CDS encoding alpha/beta hydrolase encodes the protein MEVSSISISSGQVKSTEGLPIRYDLYSPISRNGLSFPVIIFLHGFKGFKDWGPFPDVCEEMARAGYGVVAMNFSLNGIGENKTEFTEMDLFERETFSQDLDDIGTVIDALQKGEVTDKHSSLNTDTIGLLGHSRGGHTAISAAVEYDPVQCLVTWSAVADYRERWTEEMKKDWEKQGYTEIENSRTGQKMKVGKVVYEDSIDNADRVIAIERVKELRIPTLFIHGRDDESVPYTDSEKLHIACEARDKELRLVANGTHTYGAGHPFEDQDFPKPFSEVLDWTEGWFVEHLR